In Mixta intestinalis, the following are encoded in one genomic region:
- a CDS encoding DUF3748 domain-containing protein: MKQLTFAPRHHQLTNINVWTADSQWLAYDVRPSGASFTGLTIERVNVESGATEILYQARDGAHVGVVTVSPDLPPRYVCIHGPEHPDASWRYDFHHRRGVIIQNGVAENLDACDITPPFTPGALRGGSHVHVFSPDGSRLSFTYNDHVMHEWNRLEDLRNVGVAVPLHAVCPVKQHPREYDGSHFCVLVSRTTSSPQAGSDEINRAYEEGWIGNGGYLRPDGSRQRWALAFIGDTRAENGATVPEVYIVDLPESLNDYAQPGVAPLEGTATQLPAPPHGVQQRRLTFTHQRRYPGLVTTPRHWLRSSPDGSEIAFLMRDDAGVVQLWSISPCGSEPRQITHGTQDMQSAFSWHPEGGSLAIVCDNSVMLCDSQSGEMRRLTQRSATPPIGDAVVFSPDGRQIAWMNVVDGWQQIFTVEVS; the protein is encoded by the coding sequence ATGAAACAGCTTACCTTTGCACCGCGTCACCATCAGCTGACCAACATCAACGTCTGGACCGCCGATAGCCAGTGGCTGGCTTATGATGTACGTCCCTCTGGTGCCTCTTTTACCGGCCTGACCATCGAGCGCGTCAATGTAGAAAGCGGAGCCACTGAAATCCTTTATCAGGCACGTGACGGCGCGCATGTTGGCGTGGTGACCGTTAGCCCCGATCTGCCACCGCGCTACGTCTGCATACATGGCCCTGAGCACCCGGATGCCAGCTGGCGCTACGATTTTCATCATCGGCGCGGCGTTATCATTCAAAACGGCGTTGCGGAAAACCTCGACGCCTGCGATATCACACCGCCTTTTACGCCCGGCGCGCTGCGCGGCGGATCGCATGTTCATGTCTTCAGCCCCGATGGTAGCCGTCTCAGCTTCACCTATAACGATCATGTTATGCATGAGTGGAACCGTCTGGAAGATCTGCGTAACGTTGGCGTTGCCGTACCGCTGCATGCGGTCTGTCCGGTTAAACAGCATCCGCGTGAGTATGACGGTAGCCACTTTTGCGTGCTGGTCAGCCGCACTACCTCATCGCCGCAGGCGGGTAGCGATGAAATCAATCGCGCTTACGAAGAGGGCTGGATAGGCAATGGCGGCTATTTGCGTCCGGATGGCAGCCGTCAGCGCTGGGCGCTGGCCTTTATTGGCGATACGCGGGCAGAGAACGGCGCGACGGTGCCGGAAGTTTATATCGTCGATTTGCCGGAAAGCCTGAACGATTATGCCCAGCCGGGCGTGGCACCGCTGGAAGGAACGGCGACTCAGCTTCCGGCACCGCCGCATGGTGTGCAGCAGCGGCGTCTGACTTTCACGCATCAGCGTCGCTATCCGGGTCTGGTCACCACGCCGCGTCACTGGTTGCGCAGCAGCCCGGACGGTAGCGAAATTGCCTTTTTAATGCGTGACGATGCGGGTGTGGTGCAGCTGTGGAGCATTTCGCCGTGCGGCAGCGAACCACGCCAGATTACTCATGGCACGCAGGATATGCAGTCGGCGTTTAGCTGGCACCCTGAAGGCGGAAGCCTGGCGATCGTCTGCGATAACAGCGTAATGCTGTGCGACAGTCAAAGCGGTGAGATGCGGCGGCTAACGCAGCGAAGCGCAACGCCGCCGATTGGCGATGCGGTCGTCTTTTCACCCGATGGACGTCAAATTGCCTGGATGAACGTCGTTGACGGCTGGCAGCAGATCTTTACGGTAGAGGTGAGTTAG
- a CDS encoding YceK/YidQ family lipoprotein, giving the protein MNVIQKYRLAGLLACSALFTTSGCSSMMSHTGASQGYYPGTRASADMLTDENSSWAIKPLALIDLPFSAVLDTVLLPWDYLRADDCQSIDSPRARVAEAEKLANTQESLSQAAPLAAN; this is encoded by the coding sequence ATGAATGTCATACAGAAATACCGTTTGGCGGGACTGCTGGCCTGTAGCGCATTATTTACTACCTCTGGATGTTCCAGCATGATGTCCCACACCGGTGCCAGCCAGGGCTATTACCCCGGCACGCGCGCCAGCGCCGATATGCTGACCGATGAAAACAGCAGCTGGGCGATCAAGCCGCTGGCGTTAATCGATCTACCTTTCTCTGCCGTACTGGATACCGTCCTGCTGCCCTGGGACTATCTGCGCGCCGATGACTGTCAGTCCATCGATTCGCCGCGTGCGCGCGTTGCTGAGGCGGAGAAGCTGGCAAATACCCAGGAAAGCCTCTCTCAGGCTGCGCCGCTGGCAGCGAACTAA
- the ibpA gene encoding small heat shock chaperone IbpA — MRNFDLSPLYRSAIGFDRLFNLLESNQNQSNGGYPPYNVELVAENHYRITIAVAGFAQNELDITSHDNMLIVRGAHAEEQIERKYLYQGIAERNFERKFQLADHVVVRDARLENGLLYIDLERIVPEEMKPRRIEILS, encoded by the coding sequence ATGCGTAACTTTGACCTTTCTCCGCTGTATCGTTCCGCTATTGGTTTTGATCGTCTGTTTAATCTGCTGGAATCCAACCAGAACCAGAGCAATGGCGGCTACCCTCCGTATAACGTTGAGCTGGTGGCTGAAAACCATTATCGCATCACCATTGCCGTTGCCGGTTTCGCGCAAAATGAGCTGGATATCACCTCACACGACAATATGCTGATTGTGCGTGGTGCCCATGCGGAAGAGCAGATTGAGCGGAAATACCTGTATCAGGGCATTGCCGAGCGTAATTTTGAACGTAAATTCCAGCTGGCCGATCATGTCGTCGTGCGCGATGCTCGTCTGGAAAACGGCCTGCTGTACATCGATCTGGAACGCATCGTTCCGGAAGAGATGAAACCTCGCCGTATCGAAATCCTCAGCTAA
- a CDS encoding EamA family transporter: MTIKDLLLALCVVVAWGVNFVVIKVGLHGMPPFLLAALRFSLVALPAIFFVPPPRIPLRWLVLYGLTISFGQFGFLFLAINLGMPAGLASLVLQAQAFFTLLLGALLLAESLKWHHMAGIAIAAGGMFLLATSGHGSAASITMTTMLLTLAAALCWGMGNITNKVIMRRGNVPIMSLVVWSALVPIAPFFLCSWLFEGREAIVHSLTQITLSTVLVVVYLAFIATIVGYAIWGTLLGRYETWRVAPLSLLVPVVGILSAALLLGERLSLQQVVGAAVIVLGLLMNMFGGRLTSWRMARQE, from the coding sequence ATGACCATAAAAGATCTGTTGCTGGCGCTCTGCGTGGTGGTTGCGTGGGGCGTTAACTTTGTAGTGATTAAGGTTGGATTGCACGGTATGCCGCCATTCCTGCTGGCCGCGCTGCGTTTTTCACTGGTCGCACTGCCCGCAATATTTTTTGTGCCGCCGCCACGCATTCCGCTGCGCTGGCTGGTGCTTTATGGCCTGACCATCAGCTTCGGTCAGTTCGGCTTTCTGTTTTTAGCCATCAATCTGGGAATGCCCGCCGGGCTGGCCTCGCTGGTGTTGCAGGCACAGGCGTTTTTTACCCTGCTGCTTGGCGCTCTGCTGCTGGCTGAATCGCTGAAATGGCACCATATGGCAGGCATTGCTATCGCAGCAGGCGGCATGTTTCTGCTGGCAACCTCAGGCCACGGTAGCGCCGCCAGTATAACAATGACCACGATGCTGCTAACGCTGGCCGCCGCGCTCTGCTGGGGCATGGGCAACATTACCAATAAGGTTATTATGCGTCGTGGCAACGTGCCAATTATGTCGCTGGTTGTCTGGAGTGCGCTGGTGCCCATCGCACCCTTCTTCCTCTGCTCCTGGCTGTTTGAAGGCCGCGAGGCGATAGTACATAGCCTGACGCAGATTACGTTGTCGACAGTGTTGGTCGTGGTTTATCTGGCATTTATCGCCACGATTGTAGGCTATGCCATCTGGGGTACGCTGCTGGGACGCTATGAAACCTGGCGCGTGGCACCGCTCTCTCTGCTGGTACCGGTAGTAGGCATTCTCAGCGCAGCGCTGCTGCTGGGCGAACGGCTTAGCTTACAGCAAGTCGTCGGGGCGGCAGTCATTGTGCTGGGGCTGTTGATGAATATGTTCGGCGGGCGATTAACGTCGTGGCGTATGGCGCGCCAGGAGTAA
- a CDS encoding valine--pyruvate transaminase — protein MSFSLFGEKFTRHTGIARLMEDMGEGLRNPNTVMLGGGNPAQIPAMNDYFHQLLFQMQQEGKLTEALCNYDGPRGKAIFLDALATLLRKELGWPITAKNLALTNGSQSAFFYLFNLYAGRRADGTMKHVLFPLAPEYLGYADAGLDEDLFVSARPNIERLPEGQFKYHVDFDRLPVTQETGLICVSRPTNPTGNVITDEELLRLDRLAQQHHIPLLIDNAYGLPFPGIIFSEARPLWNPNIILCMSLSKLGLPGSRCGIILADEKVINAISNMNGIISLAPGSIGPAIAMGMIQRGDLLRLSETVIKPFYRQRVQEAITIIRRYLPEERCLIHKPEGAIFLWLWFQDLPITTEALYQRLKQRGVLMVPGHFFFPGLAQEWPHTHQCMRMNYVPDNEKIEQGVKILAEEIERAHSDNLA, from the coding sequence ATGAGCTTTTCTCTGTTCGGTGAAAAATTTACTCGCCATACCGGCATTGCCCGTTTAATGGAAGATATGGGCGAAGGGCTGCGTAATCCCAATACGGTTATGTTGGGCGGCGGCAATCCAGCGCAAATCCCCGCCATGAATGACTATTTTCACCAGCTGCTGTTCCAGATGCAGCAGGAAGGAAAGCTGACCGAGGCGCTGTGTAACTATGATGGCCCACGTGGTAAGGCGATATTTCTGGATGCGCTGGCTACGCTACTTCGCAAAGAATTGGGCTGGCCGATCACCGCAAAAAATCTCGCGCTGACCAACGGCAGCCAGAGCGCTTTTTTCTATCTGTTTAATCTCTACGCCGGACGCCGCGCCGACGGCACTATGAAGCACGTGCTCTTTCCACTGGCACCGGAATATCTGGGTTACGCCGATGCAGGACTGGATGAAGACCTGTTCGTCTCTGCTCGCCCCAATATTGAACGGCTGCCGGAAGGTCAGTTTAAGTATCACGTGGATTTTGATCGCCTGCCGGTTACGCAAGAGACCGGCCTGATTTGTGTATCGCGTCCCACTAACCCCACCGGCAACGTGATTACCGATGAGGAACTGCTGCGTCTGGATCGACTGGCCCAGCAGCACCATATTCCGCTGTTGATCGATAACGCCTACGGCCTGCCGTTCCCCGGCATTATTTTCAGCGAGGCGCGCCCGCTGTGGAATCCCAATATTATTCTCTGCATGAGCTTGTCCAAGCTCGGCCTGCCCGGTTCGCGCTGCGGCATTATCCTCGCCGATGAAAAAGTCATCAACGCCATCAGCAATATGAACGGTATTATCAGCCTGGCTCCCGGCAGCATCGGCCCGGCTATTGCGATGGGGATGATTCAGCGCGGCGATCTGCTACGGCTGTCAGAAACCGTGATCAAACCCTTTTATCGTCAGCGCGTACAGGAAGCGATCACCATTATTCGCCGTTATCTGCCGGAAGAGCGTTGCCTGATACATAAACCGGAAGGCGCAATTTTCCTCTGGCTATGGTTTCAGGATTTGCCGATTACAACCGAAGCGCTCTATCAACGTCTGAAGCAGCGCGGCGTGCTGATGGTGCCGGGACATTTCTTTTTCCCCGGCCTGGCGCAGGAATGGCCGCACACTCACCAGTGTATGCGCATGAACTATGTGCCGGATAATGAGAAGATCGAACAGGGCGTGAAAATTTTAGCTGAAGAGATCGAACGCGCTCACTCCGACAACCTTGCCTAA
- the ghrB gene encoding glyoxylate/hydroxypyruvate reductase GhrB, with protein sequence MKPEVLLYKSLPDDLRTRLDEHFTVTVISDLTMENAEKQADIFARAKGIIGSSSKVDAALLDKMPKLRAASTISVGYDNFDVDALNQRGVVLMHTPTVLTETVADTMMALVLSSARRVVEVAERVKAGEWRSSIGPDWFGIDVHHKKMGILGMGRIGLALAQRAHHGFGMPILYNARKHHEEAESRFNAQYCDLDTLLRESDFLCISLPLTGQTHHMIGREQLAKMKPSAILINAGRGPVVDEAALIEALQNHTIYAAGLDVFEQEPLPVTSPLLKLPNVVALPHIGSATHETRYGMARDAVDNLIAALSGKVEKNCVNPQVLR encoded by the coding sequence ATGAAGCCTGAAGTATTGCTATATAAATCCCTACCCGACGATTTACGCACCCGTCTCGATGAACATTTTACCGTCACCGTCATCAGCGATCTGACGATGGAAAACGCAGAAAAACAGGCGGATATATTTGCCCGTGCGAAAGGGATTATCGGTTCCAGCAGTAAGGTGGATGCCGCACTGCTGGATAAAATGCCAAAGCTGCGCGCTGCCTCAACGATCTCCGTTGGCTATGATAATTTTGACGTCGACGCCCTGAATCAGCGCGGCGTGGTGCTAATGCATACGCCAACCGTACTGACCGAAACCGTCGCTGATACCATGATGGCGCTGGTACTCTCCAGCGCACGGCGCGTGGTAGAAGTCGCTGAGCGGGTTAAGGCGGGCGAATGGCGTAGCAGCATCGGCCCTGACTGGTTTGGCATCGACGTGCATCATAAAAAGATGGGCATTCTCGGTATGGGACGCATCGGCCTGGCGCTGGCCCAACGTGCGCATCACGGCTTCGGTATGCCGATTCTGTATAACGCGCGCAAACATCATGAAGAAGCGGAATCACGCTTTAACGCTCAGTATTGCGATCTCGATACGCTGCTGCGCGAATCTGATTTCCTCTGCATCAGCCTGCCGCTGACCGGGCAAACGCACCATATGATCGGGCGCGAGCAGCTGGCGAAAATGAAGCCGAGCGCCATTTTAATCAACGCGGGCCGCGGCCCGGTGGTGGATGAAGCGGCGCTGATTGAGGCGTTGCAAAACCACACTATCTACGCCGCCGGGCTGGATGTGTTTGAGCAGGAACCGCTGCCGGTAACGTCACCGCTGCTAAAGCTGCCTAATGTCGTTGCGCTACCGCATATTGGCTCTGCCACACATGAAACCCGCTACGGCATGGCACGTGACGCCGTTGATAATCTGATTGCCGCGCTGTCAGGCAAGGTAGAAAAAAACTGTGTGAATCCGCAGGTGCTGCGTTAA
- a CDS encoding MFS transporter — translation MNKQTIAPKRWWYIIPIIFITYSLAYLDRANFSFASAAGINEDLGITKGMSSLLGALFFLGYFFFQIPGAVYAERRSVKKLVFWCLVLWGVCASLTGVVSNIPMLAAIRFILGVVEAAVMPAMLIYISNWFTKSERSRANTFLILGNPVTVLWMSIVSGYLINAFGWREMFIFEGIPAVIWAVLWWFLVQDKPSQARWLSDTEKAALEEQLRKEQEGIKAVRNYREAFKSRNVIILCVQYFAWSIGVYGFVLWLPSILRNGTQMGMVEAGWLSAVPYLAATVAMLVVSWCSDRMQNRKLFVWPLLLIGALAFLGSWLVGSSNFWLSYGLLVIAGAAMYAPYGPFFAIIPEMLPRNVAGGAMALINSMGALGSFVGSWIVGYLNGATGSPSASYIFMGAALLISVWLTLIVKPAENKQPPSPDRAAKHA, via the coding sequence ATGAATAAGCAGACAATCGCGCCAAAACGTTGGTGGTATATCATCCCCATCATCTTTATTACCTACAGTTTGGCGTACCTCGACCGTGCGAACTTCAGCTTCGCTTCGGCTGCGGGGATTAATGAGGATTTAGGCATTACCAAAGGGATGTCATCCCTGCTGGGCGCCCTGTTTTTTCTCGGCTATTTTTTCTTTCAGATTCCAGGTGCGGTTTATGCAGAACGCCGCAGCGTTAAAAAACTGGTGTTCTGGTGCCTGGTACTGTGGGGCGTATGCGCATCGCTGACCGGCGTGGTGAGTAATATCCCCATGCTGGCGGCGATCCGCTTTATTCTCGGCGTGGTGGAAGCTGCGGTGATGCCGGCCATGCTGATCTATATCAGCAACTGGTTTACCAAATCGGAACGTTCACGCGCCAATACTTTCCTGATTTTGGGCAATCCGGTTACCGTACTGTGGATGTCTATTGTCTCCGGCTATTTGATCAACGCTTTTGGCTGGCGCGAGATGTTTATTTTTGAAGGCATTCCGGCAGTTATCTGGGCGGTGCTGTGGTGGTTTCTGGTGCAGGATAAACCCTCCCAGGCGCGCTGGCTGAGCGATACGGAGAAAGCCGCCTTAGAGGAGCAGCTACGTAAAGAGCAGGAAGGCATTAAGGCGGTACGTAACTACCGCGAGGCCTTTAAATCACGCAACGTGATTATCCTTTGCGTACAGTATTTCGCCTGGAGCATCGGCGTTTACGGTTTTGTGCTCTGGCTGCCTTCCATTCTGCGTAACGGCACGCAGATGGGCATGGTGGAAGCGGGCTGGCTCTCTGCGGTGCCCTATCTGGCGGCAACCGTGGCGATGCTGGTGGTTTCATGGTGCTCTGACCGCATGCAAAACCGCAAGCTGTTTGTCTGGCCGCTGCTGTTAATCGGCGCGCTGGCGTTCCTCGGTTCCTGGCTGGTAGGTTCCAGCAATTTCTGGCTCTCTTACGGCCTGCTGGTGATTGCCGGTGCGGCGATGTATGCACCTTACGGCCCTTTCTTCGCCATTATTCCTGAGATGTTGCCGCGTAACGTTGCGGGCGGCGCGATGGCGTTGATCAATAGCATGGGTGCTCTCGGTTCTTTTGTTGGCTCGTGGATTGTCGGCTATCTTAACGGAGCGACCGGCAGCCCTTCCGCTTCCTATATTTTTATGGGTGCGGCGCTGCTGATTTCCGTCTGGCTGACGCTGATTGTGAAACCGGCGGAGAACAAGCAGCCCCCTTCGCCAGACCGCGCGGCGAAACACGCCTGA
- a CDS encoding sugar kinase, which translates to MSTYTHQNGTLDVVTIGEAMALFVACETGDLAAVENFTKRIAGAELNVAIGLARLGLKVGWVSRVGDDAFGRFTRQQLAKEGVDHQRVTSDSRFPTGFQLKSKVEDGSDPAVEYFRRGSAASHLSVADFDRDYFGSARHLHLSGVAAALSPTSLELLNHTAQEMRAMGKTISFDPNLRPVLWPSEQEMVKQLNNLAFQADWVLPGEKEGLILTGHRQPEAIADFYLDKGVKTVIIKTGSEGAWYKSANGEKGQVAAIRVENVVDTVGAGDGFAVGVISALLEGKTLPQAIRRGNKIGSLAIQVIGDSEGLPTRDGLGEE; encoded by the coding sequence ATGAGCACTTATACCCATCAAAACGGAACTTTAGATGTTGTGACCATCGGTGAAGCGATGGCGCTGTTTGTCGCTTGCGAAACCGGCGATCTGGCTGCGGTTGAAAACTTTACCAAACGTATCGCTGGTGCCGAGCTAAACGTCGCTATCGGCCTGGCCCGCCTCGGTCTGAAAGTGGGCTGGGTAAGCCGCGTCGGCGATGACGCCTTTGGACGCTTTACCCGCCAGCAGCTGGCAAAAGAGGGCGTCGATCATCAGCGCGTAACTAGCGATAGTCGCTTCCCGACCGGTTTCCAGCTGAAATCAAAAGTAGAAGATGGCTCCGATCCGGCGGTGGAATATTTCCGCCGTGGCTCTGCTGCCAGCCACCTTTCCGTTGCTGATTTTGATCGCGACTATTTTGGCTCTGCACGCCACCTGCACCTGAGCGGCGTTGCCGCTGCGCTTTCCCCGACGTCACTGGAGCTGCTGAACCATACGGCGCAGGAAATGCGTGCGATGGGTAAAACCATCTCCTTCGATCCTAACCTGCGTCCGGTGCTGTGGCCGAGCGAGCAGGAAATGGTGAAACAGCTCAATAATCTTGCGTTCCAGGCGGACTGGGTGCTGCCGGGCGAAAAAGAGGGGCTGATCCTCACCGGTCATCGCCAGCCAGAAGCCATCGCTGACTTCTATCTTGATAAAGGCGTGAAAACGGTCATCATTAAAACCGGCAGCGAAGGTGCCTGGTATAAATCTGCCAACGGCGAAAAAGGCCAGGTGGCGGCGATTCGGGTCGAAAACGTGGTGGATACCGTTGGCGCGGGCGACGGCTTCGCCGTGGGCGTGATCAGCGCGCTGCTGGAAGGCAAAACGCTTCCGCAGGCTATCCGTCGCGGCAATAAGATTGGTTCACTGGCGATTCAGGTGATCGGCGACAGCGAAGGTCTGCCGACGCGAGATGGCCTGGGCGAAGAGTGA
- a CDS encoding sugar phosphate isomerase/epimerase family protein, which translates to MKPEIIVVTSAYGHQQVVDLGGQRALLPIVADAGADGVEIRRELLTEPELQQLPHLAQAIAEHQLYAFYSVPDALFNENGQLNAQLGHYFQEAEQLRARLLKLSLGHYRPGADISELLAHLQNSAIRLVVENDQTDCGKLEAMAAFFEQSGFTGGMTFDTGNWLWTGDDATTAAHRLARYVSYIHVKAAVPHHDSFRAIALDDADDSWHTLLGLLPGNMPRGIEFPLEGDDLVAVTRHYVDLLREE; encoded by the coding sequence ATGAAACCTGAAATTATTGTGGTGACCTCTGCTTATGGTCATCAGCAAGTTGTCGATCTTGGCGGACAACGCGCTCTGCTGCCGATCGTTGCTGACGCAGGCGCTGATGGCGTGGAAATTCGCCGTGAGCTACTGACTGAACCTGAACTACAACAGCTTCCCCATCTGGCACAGGCGATTGCCGAACACCAGCTTTACGCTTTCTACTCCGTTCCTGACGCACTGTTCAACGAAAATGGTCAGCTCAATGCGCAGCTGGGCCACTATTTCCAGGAAGCGGAACAGCTGCGTGCGCGCCTGCTGAAACTGTCGCTGGGCCACTATCGTCCCGGCGCAGACATCAGCGAGCTGCTGGCCCATTTGCAGAACAGCGCGATACGTCTGGTAGTGGAAAACGACCAGACCGACTGCGGCAAACTGGAAGCGATGGCCGCGTTCTTTGAACAGAGTGGCTTTACCGGCGGCATGACGTTCGATACCGGCAACTGGCTCTGGACCGGCGACGACGCCACCACCGCTGCGCATCGCCTTGCTCGCTACGTCAGCTATATTCATGTGAAAGCGGCTGTTCCGCACCATGATAGTTTTCGCGCCATCGCGCTCGACGACGCAGACGATAGCTGGCACACATTATTAGGACTGCTGCCCGGCAATATGCCGCGTGGTATTGAGTTTCCGCTGGAAGGCGACGATCTGGTTGCCGTAACGCGCCACTACGTTGACCTGCTGCGTGAGGAGTAA
- a CDS encoding LacI family DNA-binding transcriptional regulator: MKHKAARATISDVAKAAKTGKTSVSRYLNGEHQALSPDLKQRIEQAISALNYRPNQMARGLKRGRTRLIGLIIADITNPYSVDVLCGIEAACRAGGFTLLVCNTNNEIDQEQHYLQLLSSYQVEGLVVNAVGMREEALNLLQQSLLPMVLIDRKIPDFSCDVVGLDNRQAATDATEHLVNNGYRALLFLSEPIGMVNTRLERLQAFRQSCARYPEVVSENAEVALSDSGALERIIHDFYQRHGGRHAALIVANGALTLQVARAMRRLGLEWGRKMGLVGFDELEWAELAGDGITTLKQPTWQIGYAALERVIQRIEGEATPVQEQTFHGELVIRGSSRPLA; encoded by the coding sequence ATGAAGCATAAGGCCGCACGCGCCACCATTAGCGATGTTGCTAAAGCAGCAAAAACCGGAAAAACCAGCGTTTCCCGCTACCTTAACGGCGAGCATCAGGCGCTATCGCCCGATTTAAAGCAGCGTATTGAGCAGGCGATTTCTGCGCTCAACTATCGTCCCAACCAGATGGCCCGAGGCCTGAAGCGAGGCCGCACGCGCCTGATCGGGCTGATTATCGCTGATATCACCAATCCCTACTCTGTAGATGTGCTGTGTGGCATTGAAGCCGCCTGCCGTGCGGGTGGTTTTACGCTGTTGGTGTGTAATACCAATAATGAGATCGATCAGGAGCAGCACTATCTGCAACTGCTCAGCAGTTATCAGGTTGAAGGACTGGTCGTGAATGCTGTCGGCATGCGCGAGGAAGCGCTGAATCTGTTACAGCAGTCGCTACTGCCGATGGTATTGATCGACCGAAAAATTCCCGATTTTTCCTGTGACGTAGTTGGTCTCGACAACAGGCAGGCGGCGACCGACGCTACCGAACATCTGGTGAATAACGGTTATCGCGCCCTGCTGTTTCTCAGCGAACCGATCGGCATGGTGAATACCCGCCTTGAGCGTTTACAGGCGTTCCGCCAGAGCTGCGCCCGCTATCCGGAGGTGGTCAGTGAAAATGCGGAGGTAGCGCTTAGCGACAGCGGCGCGCTGGAGCGCATCATCCATGATTTTTATCAGCGTCACGGCGGCCGCCATGCCGCGTTGATTGTCGCCAACGGTGCGCTGACGCTTCAGGTGGCGCGCGCGATGCGGCGTCTCGGCCTGGAATGGGGCCGAAAAATGGGCCTGGTAGGATTCGATGAACTGGAATGGGCTGAGCTGGCCGGTGACGGCATTACCACGCTGAAGCAGCCTACCTGGCAGATTGGTTATGCGGCGCTGGAGCGTGTGATCCAGCGTATCGAAGGCGAAGCAACGCCGGTACAGGAGCAAACCTTTCATGGCGAGCTGGTGATACGCGGCTCCTCGCGCCCGCTCGCCTGA
- a CDS encoding MFS transporter, whose protein sequence is MSYDLKTSKAAPTHNHTDANGFLMSIVGAVAVSHACNDMIQATLPAIYPLLKASYALSYTQIGLIALVYQITASLLQPWVGLFTDKRPMPFLLPAGMAVTLAGIGLMSIAGSYNMLLLSSALIGVGSSTFHPEASRVARMASGGRFGTAQSCFQVGGNAGTAFGPLLAALLIIPHGQTSLAWLMLIALVAIFVLSKVSKWSVSHGHARMQSQTLAGPVLSRGHVILALSVVGVLLFAKFSYIASISNYYTFYLVQRFNLPVEQAQFCLFAFLVSVAVGTFAGGPIGDRIGRKSVIWISFLGVIPFALMLPHVNLFWTVALTILIGIILSSAFAALVVYAQEVVPGRTGMVSGIMFGTMFGVGGIAAAGLGKLADIYGITSVYEACAWLPLLGLATLLMPETRVKKSH, encoded by the coding sequence ATGTCATATGATTTAAAAACCAGCAAGGCAGCGCCGACTCACAATCATACGGATGCCAACGGCTTCCTGATGTCTATCGTTGGCGCGGTAGCCGTTTCCCACGCCTGTAACGATATGATTCAGGCAACATTGCCAGCTATTTATCCCTTATTAAAGGCGAGCTATGCCCTCAGCTATACGCAAATCGGGCTGATTGCGCTGGTCTATCAAATTACTGCTTCGCTGCTTCAGCCCTGGGTTGGCCTGTTTACCGATAAGCGCCCGATGCCATTTCTGCTACCGGCAGGTATGGCGGTTACGCTGGCGGGTATTGGCCTGATGTCGATTGCCGGTTCCTATAATATGCTGCTGCTTTCTTCGGCACTGATTGGCGTTGGATCGTCCACCTTTCACCCCGAAGCGTCACGCGTGGCGCGTATGGCTTCCGGTGGGCGCTTTGGCACCGCGCAGTCCTGTTTCCAGGTGGGCGGCAACGCCGGAACAGCATTCGGTCCCTTGCTGGCGGCGCTGTTGATTATCCCACATGGGCAGACTTCACTGGCGTGGCTGATGCTGATTGCGCTGGTGGCTATTTTTGTCCTGTCGAAGGTCAGTAAATGGTCGGTTTCACATGGTCACGCGCGTATGCAGAGCCAGACGTTAGCCGGACCGGTTCTTTCCCGCGGGCACGTGATACTGGCGTTGAGCGTGGTAGGCGTACTGTTGTTCGCCAAGTTCAGCTATATCGCTTCTATCAGTAACTACTACACCTTCTATCTGGTACAACGCTTCAATTTGCCGGTTGAGCAGGCACAGTTCTGCCTGTTTGCTTTCCTGGTATCGGTTGCCGTAGGCACCTTTGCCGGTGGCCCCATCGGCGACCGCATTGGCCGTAAATCCGTTATCTGGATCTCTTTCCTGGGCGTGATTCCCTTTGCGTTGATGCTGCCGCACGTCAACCTGTTCTGGACGGTGGCCCTGACTATCCTTATCGGTATTATCCTCTCTTCAGCGTTCGCTGCGCTGGTGGTTTACGCGCAGGAAGTGGTGCCGGGCCGTACCGGAATGGTTTCCGGCATTATGTTCGGTACCATGTTTGGCGTGGGCGGTATTGCTGCTGCCGGTCTGGGCAAGCTGGCCGATATTTACGGTATTACGTCCGTTTATGAGGCCTGTGCCTGGCTGCCGCTGTTGGGTCTGGCAACGTTGCTGATGCCGGAAACCAGAGTAAAGAAAAGCCACTGA